The following proteins are co-located in the Pirellulales bacterium genome:
- a CDS encoding sulfatase-like hydrolase/transferase, whose protein sequence is MNIISVVIDWLHVGYLGCYGNSWIETQYFNQLAATGFLFDQALIESPDLAAQYACFTSLPGPAGLPKNSFVQRLRDAGMMSVLITDDPLVAELPWAAALDDVVHVDIERSGNCAAEIEETNLARLFAAVGEWLDEAREPFCLWLHCGSLGMSWDAPLAFRERYREEDDPAPLAGTTVPTRRLSEHYDPDELLPVTQAYAGQVSLLDICLGVLLEDMEQRSLADRTVLSLTSARGFPLGEHGRLGPNDQALYAELAHVPWILRFPDGSGAADRTQALVQPTDLAPTLVDALGLPLDAGRDVTGSALPLLHGRTEARRDRAFLSGPKAQRAVRTDAWYMRVPEYSAPGTAKQRDLTVELYAKPDDRWEVNDVADRCPEVVELLTAVLDAANSAETASAPAPLAEILTEHLD, encoded by the coding sequence ATGAACATCATTAGTGTAGTGATCGATTGGCTGCACGTGGGCTACCTGGGCTGCTACGGTAACTCGTGGATCGAGACGCAATATTTCAATCAGCTCGCGGCTACGGGCTTTCTTTTCGACCAGGCGCTGATCGAATCGCCTGATCTGGCGGCGCAGTACGCGTGTTTCACGTCGCTGCCCGGGCCGGCGGGCCTGCCCAAAAATTCGTTCGTGCAGCGCTTGCGCGATGCCGGGATGATGTCGGTACTCATCACCGATGACCCGCTCGTGGCCGAACTTCCTTGGGCGGCCGCGCTCGACGACGTCGTGCACGTGGACATCGAGCGCAGCGGCAACTGCGCCGCGGAAATCGAAGAAACGAATCTCGCGCGGCTCTTTGCCGCGGTGGGCGAGTGGCTCGATGAAGCGCGCGAACCGTTTTGCCTGTGGCTGCATTGCGGCAGCCTCGGTATGTCGTGGGATGCGCCTCTCGCCTTTCGCGAGCGCTACCGCGAGGAGGACGATCCGGCCCCACTCGCTGGTACGACCGTGCCCACGCGCCGGCTTAGCGAGCATTATGATCCCGATGAGCTGTTACCGGTGACGCAGGCTTATGCGGGCCAGGTGTCGCTGCTCGACATCTGCCTGGGCGTGTTGCTCGAGGATATGGAGCAACGATCGCTCGCCGACCGGACCGTCCTTTCGCTCACAAGTGCGCGCGGCTTTCCGTTGGGTGAACATGGCCGGCTAGGGCCAAACGACCAGGCGCTGTACGCCGAGCTTGCGCACGTGCCGTGGATCCTCCGGTTTCCCGACGGCAGCGGCGCCGCCGATCGCACTCAGGCGCTGGTGCAGCCGACCGACCTGGCGCCGACACTGGTCGACGCTCTCGGGCTGCCGCTGGACGCTGGTCGCGATGTAACCGGCAGCGCCTTGCCCCTTCTCCACGGTCGGACCGAGGCGCGACGCGATCGAGCGTTTCTTTCCGGTCCCAAAGCGCAGCGCGCCGTGCGCACAGACGCCTGGTACATGCGGGTGCCGGAATATTCGGCGCCAGGCACGGCGAAGCAGCGCGACCTGACCGTCGAGCTTTATGCCAAGCCCGACGATCGCTGGGAGGTCAACGACGTCGCCGACCGTTGTCCGGAAGTGGTTGAACTGCTCACCGCGGTCCTCGATGCGGCCAATAGCGCCGAGACGGCGAGCGCGCCAGCTCCGCTAGCAGAAATCCTCACCGAGCATTTGGACTAA
- a CDS encoding methyltransferase domain-containing protein: MLPCPSWLSRSLEGGFVDWWTATQRTLDRIGLASGDRVLEIGPGPGRLLIPAAARVRPGGTVVGLDVQAGMIERLKKRGAGVENLSTELGNAENMPFGEACFDVVYMAMVLGEIPHREQALAECFRVLKPGGRLSITEMAADPHFQSRATVTRLAAAAGFVRPDIIGRPWSFTASFAKPTSAS; the protein is encoded by the coding sequence TTGCTTCCCTGCCCCAGTTGGCTGAGCCGGTCGCTCGAAGGTGGGTTCGTCGATTGGTGGACCGCGACGCAGCGAACCTTGGATCGCATCGGCCTGGCATCCGGCGACCGTGTGCTGGAAATCGGGCCTGGGCCAGGCCGATTGCTGATACCCGCCGCCGCACGCGTGCGGCCCGGCGGCACCGTGGTGGGACTCGACGTGCAAGCGGGCATGATCGAACGACTGAAGAAGCGCGGCGCCGGTGTCGAGAACTTATCAACCGAACTCGGCAATGCTGAAAACATGCCGTTCGGCGAGGCTTGCTTCGACGTCGTGTACATGGCGATGGTGCTGGGCGAAATCCCTCATCGCGAGCAGGCCCTGGCCGAGTGTTTTCGCGTGCTGAAGCCCGGCGGCCGACTGTCGATCACGGAAATGGCGGCGGATCCGCACTTTCAATCACGCGCGACCGTCACGCGGCTGGCCGCGGCGGCTGGCTTCGTGCGACCGGATATCATCGGCCGTCCATGGTCGTTTACGGCAAGTTTCGCGAAGCCCACCAGCGCTAGCTAA
- a CDS encoding ATP-binding protein, which produces MPRWHCGNWSDFHGWLYILSDVGVWSAYTAIPAVLIYFVWRKAQIPFRGVFLLFGAFILACGLTHLLDAIMFWWPAYRLLGLIEFLTALVSWGTVFALVPIVPRALSMRSPEELQREIDARIAAELKLQRANQELEERIRQRTAELVATNATLNEQRELFRTTLASIGDAVIATDTTGRVTFFNAVAEALTGWSWAEAKGKPLPEVFRILDESTRRPAENPALRALRDGKVVGLANHSVLVQKSGRELPIDDSAAPIRDDQQRLVGVVLVFRDVTERRRAELALRANEEQLRAADRSKDEFLAMLAHELRNPLAVIRNSLELLKIGGEVQTVQWCQDVMHNQIEHIVRLVDDLLDLSRIMQGKIQLRKEPVDLVQLTTNVLAETRRDCEAREQQLSSSLPAKPVWVEGDPVRLSQILANLLSNAGKYTDAGGSISVHLESHENNAILKVADSGVGIPANMLTQIFVPFTQVSHTLDRARGGLGIGLALVRKLVSLHGGEVIARSEGLGKGSQFEVRLPIRHGAPPEVKPAWKPSAVSVKRVLVVDDNHDAAHSLSLLLRRIWKHEVRTAYDGSKAIEQARDFQPDVILLDIGLPGMDGYQTAVQLRALPGGESLLLVALTGYGQDSDRRKSQEAGFDVHLVKPASIESLQEIFSRFASDDVRPS; this is translated from the coding sequence ATGCCGCGATGGCATTGCGGGAATTGGAGCGATTTCCACGGTTGGTTGTACATCCTCTCCGACGTCGGTGTGTGGTCGGCGTACACCGCCATTCCCGCCGTGCTGATTTACTTTGTCTGGCGCAAAGCCCAGATCCCGTTTCGAGGCGTCTTCCTGCTGTTTGGGGCGTTCATCCTGGCGTGCGGGCTGACGCATTTGCTCGATGCCATCATGTTCTGGTGGCCCGCGTATCGGCTGCTTGGTCTGATCGAATTTCTGACGGCGCTCGTCTCCTGGGGAACGGTGTTTGCGCTCGTGCCGATCGTGCCGCGGGCTCTCTCGATGCGCAGTCCCGAGGAATTGCAACGCGAGATCGATGCGCGCATCGCGGCCGAACTGAAACTGCAACGCGCTAACCAGGAGCTTGAAGAACGCATTCGGCAGCGCACGGCCGAACTCGTCGCGACCAATGCCACGCTCAACGAGCAACGCGAATTGTTCCGCACCACGCTGGCCAGCATCGGGGATGCAGTGATCGCTACCGACACGACGGGGCGGGTGACGTTCTTCAATGCCGTGGCCGAAGCCTTGACCGGCTGGAGTTGGGCCGAAGCGAAAGGAAAGCCGCTCCCGGAAGTGTTTCGCATCCTCGATGAATCAACGCGCCGTCCGGCCGAAAATCCCGCGCTGCGGGCCCTGCGCGATGGCAAAGTCGTGGGCCTGGCCAATCATTCGGTGCTCGTGCAAAAGTCGGGGCGCGAGTTGCCCATCGACGACAGTGCCGCCCCCATTCGCGATGATCAGCAACGTCTGGTGGGCGTCGTGCTCGTCTTTCGCGATGTGACCGAACGACGCCGGGCCGAGTTGGCGCTGCGGGCGAATGAAGAGCAATTGCGGGCCGCCGATCGCAGCAAGGACGAGTTCCTGGCGATGCTGGCTCATGAGTTGCGCAACCCGTTGGCCGTAATACGCAACTCTCTCGAATTGCTCAAAATCGGCGGTGAGGTCCAGACTGTCCAGTGGTGCCAGGACGTTATGCACAACCAGATCGAGCACATTGTGCGGCTGGTCGACGATTTGCTCGACCTGTCGCGCATCATGCAAGGGAAGATTCAACTGCGCAAGGAACCCGTCGATCTCGTTCAGTTGACGACAAATGTGCTCGCCGAGACGCGTCGCGATTGCGAAGCACGCGAGCAGCAGCTTTCGTCATCGTTACCGGCGAAGCCCGTGTGGGTTGAAGGCGACCCGGTGCGGCTGTCGCAGATACTGGCAAACCTGCTGAGCAATGCCGGCAAATACACGGACGCGGGAGGGAGCATTTCGGTCCATTTGGAGAGTCACGAAAACAACGCGATCCTCAAGGTCGCGGATTCGGGCGTGGGAATCCCGGCCAATATGCTGACGCAGATTTTCGTCCCCTTCACCCAGGTCAGCCACACACTGGATCGGGCGCGCGGCGGATTGGGGATCGGCTTGGCGCTGGTGCGCAAGCTCGTCAGCCTGCATGGTGGCGAAGTCATCGCGCGGAGCGAAGGCCTTGGCAAAGGAAGCCAGTTCGAAGTGCGGTTGCCGATCCGCCACGGCGCACCGCCGGAGGTCAAGCCGGCTTGGAAGCCTTCGGCAGTTTCCGTCAAGCGCGTGCTGGTCGTCGATGACAATCACGACGCTGCGCATTCGCTCAGCCTGCTGCTGCGACGGATTTGGAAGCATGAGGTCAGGACGGCTTACGACGGCTCGAAGGCGATCGAGCAAGCCCGCGACTTTCAACCCGACGTCATTCTGCTCGATATCGGCTTGCCCGGCATGGACGGTTATCAAACGGCAGTACAATTGCGCGCGCTGCCTGGGGGAGAGAGCCTACTACTGGTGGCCCTCACCGGGTACGGTCAGGACAGCGACCGGCGCAAATCGCAGGAAGCGGGGTTTGACGTACACCTGGTCAAGCCGGCATCGATCGAGTCGCTGCAGGAGATCTTCTCGCGATTTGCGAGCGACGACGTTCGGCCATCATAA
- a CDS encoding c-type cytochrome domain-containing protein, translating to MRTAFKIILAVLAILCAAPTPAYADDDPAELFESIDRSLQRANQLLRSKKNDEAQAALDDATESLASLRKIALPDDLRAEVEGLQKRLTTAERTLAKRKGTGSKAAATARSKTKEASPARTAAKNGATNRTSAPNQDKPPAPKFSTDVAPILIARCGNCHINAASGGLSMANFAALARGSRDGPIITPGASDASRLVEVIFTGKMPRGGGQVSPEELAMISLWINAGARFDGTDPTAPLGQQPAMAPANDPSAAKTEDVLFVRDLAPAIVASCLDCHKNDQPAGELRLTSFASLIEGGASGKVVEPGRPRDSLLVKRLRGLDGTRMPKDKASLSSDVIARFEAWIKQGAPTGGIDTAMPLSLAIERYEAAQLTHEELTAKRRASAEKMWTRAFPDAPAKVQQTANFLVFGNVSADRRTQVAKLAETELTKIGKLLKLASDAPLVKGALVLFAFGSAQDYDDFVRAVEEREPSEGVNGHARAQGADLYACLVVKGESGETLPALVAEQVADGFLLTLSNVPPWFAAGAARTIATRVEPKSPLVKKWNTEIQALSPVANAEQLLSDSTLDRESIAHRYALVQSLTRKLPQFQALVAAFAQDQDFDAALTEAYRHDGRELAELWSRRKPAAK from the coding sequence ATGCGTACGGCATTCAAAATCATCCTCGCCGTGCTCGCCATCTTATGCGCGGCGCCCACACCGGCGTACGCCGACGACGATCCGGCCGAATTGTTCGAGTCGATCGACCGATCGTTGCAGAGAGCCAACCAGCTCTTGCGCAGCAAGAAGAATGACGAGGCCCAGGCAGCGCTCGACGATGCGACCGAAAGCCTGGCCTCGCTTCGCAAAATAGCGCTTCCCGACGACCTGCGCGCAGAAGTCGAAGGCCTGCAAAAGCGGCTGACCACCGCCGAACGGACCCTGGCCAAACGGAAGGGCACGGGCAGCAAGGCGGCCGCGACCGCACGCTCCAAGACAAAAGAAGCGTCGCCGGCCCGCACCGCCGCGAAAAACGGCGCAACAAATCGAACGAGCGCGCCCAACCAGGACAAACCGCCCGCGCCCAAGTTCTCGACCGATGTCGCGCCCATCCTGATTGCCCGATGCGGCAATTGCCACATCAATGCGGCATCCGGCGGGCTGAGCATGGCGAACTTCGCCGCGCTGGCCCGGGGATCGCGCGACGGACCGATTATCACGCCAGGGGCAAGCGATGCCAGCCGGCTCGTGGAAGTCATTTTCACGGGCAAAATGCCGCGCGGCGGAGGACAGGTCAGCCCGGAAGAGCTGGCCATGATTTCCCTGTGGATCAACGCCGGCGCGCGCTTCGACGGCACCGATCCGACGGCCCCCCTGGGTCAACAGCCTGCAATGGCGCCGGCGAACGATCCCAGCGCGGCCAAGACAGAGGACGTTCTATTCGTTCGTGATCTGGCCCCGGCGATCGTGGCCAGTTGCCTCGATTGCCATAAAAATGATCAGCCTGCCGGTGAGCTTCGCCTGACCTCGTTCGCTTCGCTCATCGAGGGCGGGGCGTCGGGCAAGGTTGTCGAGCCCGGCCGGCCGCGCGACAGCTTGCTCGTCAAGCGACTGCGCGGCCTCGACGGTACACGCATGCCGAAAGACAAAGCGTCGCTTTCCTCGGATGTGATCGCGCGCTTCGAAGCCTGGATCAAGCAGGGCGCCCCAACGGGCGGGATCGACACGGCCATGCCGCTTTCACTCGCGATCGAGCGGTACGAAGCTGCGCAGCTGACGCACGAGGAGCTCACGGCGAAGCGGCGCGCCTCGGCCGAAAAAATGTGGACCCGAGCATTCCCCGACGCGCCGGCCAAGGTGCAGCAAACCGCGAACTTCCTTGTCTTCGGAAACGTTTCGGCGGATCGACGGACACAAGTGGCAAAGCTGGCCGAAACCGAGCTCACAAAGATCGGCAAACTGCTCAAGCTTGCGAGTGACGCGCCGCTCGTCAAAGGAGCCCTGGTTCTCTTTGCATTCGGTAGCGCGCAGGACTACGACGACTTCGTGCGCGCGGTCGAAGAGCGCGAGCCGTCCGAAGGCGTCAATGGCCATGCCCGGGCGCAAGGCGCGGACTTGTACGCGTGCCTCGTCGTGAAGGGTGAGAGCGGCGAAACCCTGCCGGCCTTGGTCGCCGAGCAAGTCGCCGACGGGTTTCTGTTGACCTTGAGCAACGTCCCGCCGTGGTTCGCGGCAGGTGCCGCGCGGACGATTGCGACCCGTGTCGAGCCCAAGAGTCCGCTCGTTAAAAAGTGGAACACCGAGATTCAGGCTCTCTCGCCGGTGGCCAACGCCGAACAGTTGCTCTCCGACTCCACGTTGGATCGCGAATCGATCGCGCACCGCTATGCGCTGGTGCAAAGCCTGACGCGCAAGTTGCCGCAATTCCAGGCTCTCGTCGCGGCGTTTGCCCAGGATCAGGATTTCGACGCCGCGCTGACCGAGGCTTATCGCCACGACGGGCGCGAGCTGGCCGAGCTGTGGTCGCGGCGCAAGCCGGCGGCTAAATAA
- a CDS encoding PDZ domain-containing protein encodes MRHTTLLLVAITALLLPRAALAQALQRAESQLHEPETNGPELLGAPSAGTPAQKSGYLGIKADDRGAGQGVRIVEVVEGGPAEAAGLQVGDQIAAVHGKNVATMDDFAALLRQMSVGTHVVFDVERGGQRQSIEVVLGTKAPTAATVPQIRLGPSPPRGETIGASPVSTGAIRSADRPAPLGIRVEMIDDAARRARNLPADVGVLVTRVTKNSAAAKAGVSVGAVVLAIDGQRIASPDEAAAALGRARVGQPVAFAMNEDGRQVTRSVTPEASAASPPRVTKYPDGSPARDDPAPATGPGRSGNRPMATINSEIDDARKTIRRLQERVVELERELEALQDKAEKRRDDILETEEALRRAAPKSRARALPGEP; translated from the coding sequence ATGAGACATACGACCCTGCTGCTCGTTGCGATCACGGCGCTATTGCTGCCGCGGGCCGCGCTGGCCCAAGCACTACAGCGTGCCGAGTCGCAGTTGCACGAGCCCGAGACGAACGGGCCGGAACTGCTTGGCGCGCCGTCGGCCGGCACGCCAGCACAAAAATCGGGATACCTGGGGATCAAAGCCGATGATCGTGGCGCCGGCCAGGGCGTTCGGATCGTGGAAGTTGTCGAGGGCGGGCCGGCCGAGGCTGCCGGACTGCAAGTGGGAGACCAGATCGCGGCCGTACACGGCAAGAACGTAGCGACGATGGACGATTTCGCCGCGCTTCTGCGCCAGATGTCGGTCGGCACGCACGTGGTCTTCGACGTCGAGCGCGGCGGCCAGCGGCAATCGATCGAAGTCGTGCTCGGAACCAAAGCGCCGACGGCGGCAACGGTCCCGCAAATACGTTTAGGGCCATCACCGCCGCGCGGCGAAACGATCGGTGCTTCGCCCGTGTCGACCGGCGCGATTCGGTCGGCGGACCGTCCGGCGCCGCTGGGAATTCGCGTGGAAATGATCGATGATGCGGCGCGGCGCGCGCGAAACTTACCCGCCGACGTCGGCGTATTGGTTACTCGTGTGACGAAGAATTCCGCGGCGGCCAAGGCAGGCGTTTCGGTGGGTGCCGTGGTATTGGCCATCGACGGGCAGCGGATCGCCTCGCCCGACGAGGCCGCCGCGGCTCTCGGGCGGGCGCGTGTCGGACAGCCTGTGGCGTTCGCCATGAATGAAGATGGTCGGCAAGTCACGCGGAGCGTGACACCCGAAGCATCTGCCGCCAGTCCGCCACGCGTAACCAAATACCCCGACGGGTCGCCGGCGCGCGACGATCCTGCACCCGCGACGGGGCCAGGGCGAAGCGGTAACCGTCCCATGGCCACGATCAATAGCGAAATCGACGACGCCCGGAAGACGATCCGCCGGCTTCAGGAGCGTGTGGTCGAGCTGGAACGCGAGTTGGAAGCGCTCCAGGACAAAGCCGAAAAGCGGCGCGACGATATTCTCGAAACGGAAGAGGCACTGCGCCGAGCGGCGCCGAAGTCGAGAGCCCGGGCCCTTCCTGGCGAGCCATAA
- a CDS encoding GNAT family N-acetyltransferase, with the protein MLPAPASLRREALAMVLREVPAVRREAHIAGLLAAERAGRADLGGLFVARRAGELIGAVWAQVLPGRVASVWPAVVQEGVPDAISDGLLAALVQWLGGQEVRVAQTLLAVDASQQRAQLAARGFLHLADLLYMVSLAADFPAREPETRLQFDAAMPAETARLAGILERTYEQTLDCPQLNDVRDVNDVLAGYRTCGTFDPQRWLIARTGASDVGCLLLTDHAALDQWEIVYAGLVPEARGQGYGLMMARHAQRLSRVAGRARLVLAVDAANAPAVKMYERAGFVVWDRRRALVRIFPDGGS; encoded by the coding sequence ATGCTGCCTGCCCCCGCGTCGCTGCGTCGCGAAGCGCTCGCGATGGTGCTGCGGGAGGTGCCGGCCGTCCGCCGGGAAGCGCACATCGCCGGGCTGTTGGCGGCGGAGCGGGCGGGCCGTGCGGACCTCGGCGGCCTATTCGTCGCGCGGCGAGCCGGTGAGTTGATTGGCGCGGTTTGGGCCCAAGTGCTGCCCGGACGAGTGGCCAGTGTCTGGCCGGCGGTGGTCCAGGAGGGCGTGCCCGACGCGATTTCCGACGGGCTCTTGGCGGCGCTGGTCCAGTGGCTCGGCGGGCAGGAGGTGCGCGTGGCGCAGACTCTCTTGGCGGTCGATGCGTCGCAGCAGCGGGCGCAACTTGCGGCACGCGGCTTTCTGCACCTGGCCGATCTCTTATATATGGTATCCCTGGCCGCGGATTTTCCCGCGCGCGAGCCGGAAACGCGCTTGCAATTCGACGCCGCGATGCCGGCCGAGACCGCGCGGCTTGCCGGGATTCTCGAGCGCACCTACGAACAGACGCTCGACTGTCCGCAACTCAACGACGTGCGCGACGTGAACGACGTATTGGCCGGATATCGGACGTGCGGGACTTTCGATCCCCAGCGGTGGCTGATCGCGCGCACGGGGGCGAGCGACGTGGGCTGTCTATTGCTCACGGATCATGCGGCACTCGATCAATGGGAAATCGTCTACGCGGGGCTCGTGCCCGAGGCGCGCGGTCAGGGTTATGGGCTGATGATGGCGCGTCACGCGCAGCGGCTGTCGCGCGTCGCGGGTCGCGCGCGGCTGGTGCTGGCCGTAGATGCGGCCAACGCGCCGGCTGTCAAGATGTACGAGCGCGCAGGTTTTGTCGTGTGGGATCGTCGCCGCGCGCTTGTGCGGATTTTTCCAGACGGGGGGTCATGA
- the dnaA gene encoding chromosomal replication initiator protein DnaA yields MTKDDTEIVSAVLSALADKVGKDRYEMWFGDNVRVTLAADTLRVAVPNQFFQDWLRTNFRRPIEESCQQALGRDLTVSFLIERDLVRPRPATPGAAPSVAPQPLKIANCDANSASCQSPPAPPSLGQRRFANFESFVVGAGNRLAATSAQEVASQLGRVSPLVLCGPTGVGKTHLVEGIWTAAKRRHPRLHAVYLSAEQFTSYFLEALHTSGVPNFRNKYRGVDLLLIDDLQFFAGKKATLGELLHTIDALSREGRQLVFTADRSPAALAGLGPELVTRLSAGLVCRIDPPDYATRLGIVRGEAARMDMRLPEDVLAFVAKSFRDHARELHGALLKLHATSRALGREVTLALAEQALADSVTTARQPVRLADVRQAICEVFGIDPENLCSSRRTSAVAHPRMLAMWLARKHTRAALAEIGEFFGQRSHTTVLSANKKIGQWMNDPQSVTLADHTLTLAEAVRKVEERLRVG; encoded by the coding sequence GTGACCAAGGACGATACGGAGATCGTGTCTGCCGTGCTATCGGCATTGGCGGATAAGGTCGGCAAAGATCGATACGAGATGTGGTTCGGCGACAACGTCCGAGTCACTCTCGCTGCGGACACTCTACGAGTGGCCGTACCCAACCAGTTCTTCCAGGACTGGCTGCGGACGAACTTTCGTCGGCCCATCGAGGAGTCCTGCCAGCAGGCGCTCGGCCGCGATCTGACGGTCTCGTTCCTTATCGAACGTGACCTGGTCCGGCCGCGCCCTGCTACCCCGGGTGCGGCGCCATCCGTCGCCCCGCAGCCGCTGAAGATTGCCAACTGCGACGCGAATTCCGCAAGTTGCCAATCGCCCCCAGCCCCACCATCGCTGGGCCAACGCCGCTTCGCCAACTTCGAGTCGTTCGTCGTCGGAGCGGGCAATCGGCTGGCGGCCACCAGCGCCCAGGAAGTCGCCTCGCAACTCGGGCGCGTCTCGCCCCTGGTGCTGTGTGGCCCCACAGGCGTGGGCAAGACGCACCTCGTGGAAGGAATTTGGACGGCCGCCAAGCGGCGCCATCCGCGGCTGCACGCCGTTTATCTATCGGCCGAGCAATTCACGAGCTACTTCCTCGAGGCCCTGCACACCAGCGGCGTCCCGAATTTCCGCAACAAGTATCGCGGCGTCGATTTGCTGTTGATCGACGACCTGCAATTCTTCGCCGGCAAAAAAGCTACGCTCGGTGAACTGTTGCACACGATCGATGCCCTGTCGCGCGAAGGTCGGCAGTTGGTGTTCACCGCCGACCGATCTCCCGCAGCCCTGGCCGGGCTAGGGCCCGAGCTGGTGACGCGCTTGTCCGCCGGCCTGGTGTGCCGCATCGATCCGCCCGACTATGCGACCCGGCTGGGCATCGTGCGCGGCGAAGCCGCGCGGATGGACATGCGATTGCCCGAAGACGTACTCGCGTTCGTGGCCAAAAGTTTTCGCGATCACGCCCGCGAGTTGCACGGCGCGCTTTTGAAACTGCACGCGACCAGCCGGGCCTTGGGGCGCGAAGTGACGCTCGCGCTGGCTGAGCAGGCGCTGGCCGATTCGGTGACCACGGCCCGGCAGCCCGTGCGCCTGGCTGACGTACGACAGGCGATCTGCGAAGTGTTCGGCATCGATCCGGAAAACCTTTGTTCGTCGCGCCGCACGAGCGCCGTGGCTCACCCGCGCATGCTCGCCATGTGGCTGGCACGGAAACATACGCGGGCGGCCCTGGCCGAGATCGGCGAATTCTTCGGCCAGCGCAGCCATACGACGGTACTCTCGGCCAACAAGAAGATCGGCCAATGGATGAATGATCCACAATCCGTGACGCTGGCCGATCATACGCTGACGCTGGCCGAAGCCGTGCGAAAAGTCGAAGAGCGGCTGCGCGTAGGGTAG
- a CDS encoding sugar phosphate isomerase/epimerase family protein, with translation MIPTLFSVSYAGYWGQHALDLIPFLRKAAALGYRAVEIGGKRPHLAPLDYRDRAKLDAVREEAARWNLEIATIAGYTDFAAGRATADIPLVEMQIAYVDDLARMAALLGAKIVRVFSGYSPVTEHYQSDWRKCVDALRQAADRAAEHGVTLGLQNHHDIGIAVEAYEELLGEVNHPNLKAMFDPWSVALTGGDLRSAAERLAPRMVQTTLADYVRQERFAYDPAIVNYRRLDPPALRAVPLGEGFLDLPAFFAGLRAGGFTGYVAYEMCSPLRGGGSEANLDSAATKSLAHIKRLIG, from the coding sequence TTGATTCCCACCTTGTTTTCGGTCAGCTACGCCGGTTATTGGGGGCAGCACGCGCTCGACCTGATTCCGTTTCTGCGGAAGGCTGCGGCGCTGGGCTACCGGGCCGTAGAGATCGGCGGTAAGCGGCCGCACCTGGCGCCGCTCGATTATCGCGATCGCGCGAAGCTCGACGCGGTGCGCGAAGAAGCCGCGCGGTGGAACCTCGAAATTGCTACGATCGCCGGCTACACCGATTTCGCGGCCGGCCGCGCGACCGCCGACATTCCGCTCGTGGAAATGCAGATCGCCTATGTCGACGACCTCGCACGGATGGCCGCTCTTCTGGGAGCGAAGATCGTGCGCGTCTTCAGTGGTTATTCGCCCGTGACGGAGCATTATCAAAGCGATTGGCGCAAATGCGTCGACGCGTTACGGCAGGCCGCCGATCGCGCGGCCGAACACGGCGTCACGCTTGGCCTGCAGAACCATCACGACATCGGCATCGCGGTCGAGGCCTATGAAGAGCTGCTCGGCGAGGTGAACCATCCGAATCTCAAGGCCATGTTCGATCCCTGGTCGGTCGCGCTGACGGGCGGCGATTTGCGTTCCGCGGCCGAGCGGCTGGCGCCGCGCATGGTGCAGACGACGCTCGCGGATTACGTGCGGCAGGAGCGTTTTGCCTACGATCCGGCGATCGTGAACTATCGTCGCCTCGATCCGCCCGCCCTGCGCGCCGTGCCCCTGGGCGAAGGCTTTCTCGATCTGCCCGCCTTCTTTGCGGGCCTGCGCGCCGGCGGATTCACGGGCTACGTGGCCTACGAAATGTGCTCGCCCCTGCGCGGCGGGGGGAGCGAAGCGAATCTCGACAGTGCGGCCACGAAGAGCTTGGCGCACATCAAACGATTGATCGGCTAG
- a CDS encoding sigma-70 family RNA polymerase sigma factor: MRSEPVRSSRSFRSLFKAAAGGSSEAVGQLLETCRTYLALIAAEELERDLRVKIAPSDLVQETFVVAQREFARFDGNERDALMAWLRGILLNKLQEARRRFRARKRQIQREVPLNGMKSTARQMRERASRAQSPSRHAAAREEADRISRALSGLSPDYQLVIQLRNWKLLSFVEIGRQMGRTTGAARALWVRALEQLSKALESRDGK; this comes from the coding sequence ATGCGTTCCGAGCCAGTCCGCTCCAGCCGGTCGTTCCGGTCACTTTTCAAGGCCGCCGCCGGGGGCTCGTCCGAGGCCGTGGGGCAATTGCTCGAAACCTGCCGCACGTACCTGGCATTGATCGCGGCCGAAGAATTGGAGCGCGATTTGCGCGTGAAGATCGCGCCCAGCGATCTGGTGCAAGAGACGTTCGTCGTCGCGCAGCGAGAGTTCGCGCGATTCGACGGGAACGAGCGCGACGCCTTAATGGCGTGGCTGCGCGGCATCCTGCTCAACAAGCTGCAAGAAGCCCGGCGACGTTTTCGCGCTCGCAAACGACAGATTCAGCGGGAAGTGCCGCTGAATGGCATGAAAAGCACGGCGCGACAGATGCGCGAACGAGCGAGCCGAGCCCAGTCGCCCAGCCGTCATGCGGCCGCCCGTGAAGAAGCCGACCGCATCTCGCGGGCGTTGTCTGGTCTGTCTCCCGACTATCAGCTCGTGATTCAACTGCGCAATTGGAAGCTGCTGAGCTTCGTAGAGATTGGCCGCCAGATGGGTCGTACGACGGGCGCGGCCCGGGCTCTGTGGGTGCGAGCGCTCGAGCAATTGTCAAAAGCCTTGGAGTCGCGCGATGGCAAATGA